AGAATCTGTCTTTTTAGTTCTGGGTATTTTAGAAGCAAAAGACCAACGTTGGTAGCGGGGCCGATAGCCATAATAACCAAAGGCTGTTTACGAAGTGATTCTGCCAACGCATCAACAGCTTCGTTACTTTCTACTGCTTTGAGGTTTATAGCTTCGCCAGCTCCTTTATAAACAGGTATTTCGCCAAGAGCAAACTCAGTACTCATTTTTTGGCTCAGCGGATATGAATTTTCAATAACCGTGTTTCCAAAAACAGCACTTATACCGCAAATTTCTATAGTATCAGCTTTCATCAATTGCAAAACGGCATACCCATCATCAACATCACAATAACCCGCACGCTTTTCTCTCTTCATTCCCACAGAAAGATCGGTGTCTATCCATACTTTTTTCTTCGTCATTCTATATAAATTATATTTTTTCTCCTATATCAATCCGCCCCAAAAATCGATTTCATTTTGAACTCCTGTTTCCGGATCTTGAATAAAATCTTTCTTGTCTTCATACACCTTTAAAATTCCATCGTGCATAAAACCGATTTGGTCCCCCATTAATACAGCTTCTTTTAAATCATGGGTTACAAAGAGTGAGGTGATTTTATATTCTGCAGTTAACTTCTTAAACAGTTCTTGCATACGTTGCCGGGTTCCGGTATCCAAACTACCAAAAGGCTCATCTAACAACAAAAGTGAAGGGTTAGTGCTAATCGCTCGGCCAAATGAAACTCGTTGCCGCTGCCCCCCAGAAAGCTCTGTAGGCATTTTATCCGCTTGGCCTTCTAGTTCTAAGCTTTGAAGCATGTGGTTAACCTCCTCCTTTATTAAACCTTCCGGTATTTTTTTTAATCGCAGTCCGAAAGCTATATTCTCAAAAGCATTTAAATGTGGAAAAAGCAAGTCTTCTTGATACAGATACACAATGTTTCTCTTTTCGGGTTTCACCGCAGTAATATCTTCTCCGTTCAATAAAATTTTTCCAGAATCAGGTGTTATGAGTCCACCTATGGTTTTAAGCATCGTAGTTTTTCCGCAGCCCGATTTTCCTAAAATACTTAATGTTTGCTTGCTTTCCAGAGAGAAATTAAGGTCTTTAACAACCTTTTCTTCTCCAAAACTTTTTATAACATGTTGTACCTCAAGAAACATTAGACTAATTTTTTAAATACATAACGCTTGTTAAAATACAATAAAACTACGGGTGGAAAAATCAACAAACAACAACTTAAGGCACCATAATAATAGTTAGCTTCTTTAATAAATAGAAACACCTTGATTGTTAGTGTCTGAACTTTTCCTATGCCAATTATAGAAGTTAGCCCATACTCAAACCAAGAGATCAGAAACGTCTGAAAAAAGCAGATCAGAATTAGCCCTTTGGCCAAGGGCAAAACAACTTTGGTATACGTCTGCCATTTATTTCCACCTAAAGTAGTCACTAAGTCTTCATAGCTCTTTACCTTTTCGTTCCAGAAACTACTGAAAAAGAGCAGGGCATAAGGAAAAGCAATAATAAACTGTGCAACTACCACGCCAGTCATGTTACCAAACAACCCCATTTTTAGAAAGAAGAAACTAAGACATGCAGCAAAAACAACAGGCGCCAATATATATGGAAAATAAGCCAATAGCGTCAATGTCTTTTTCTTCGGATGATAAAAAACAGCCTTACTAATCAAAAACCCAGAAGTTGTAGAAAAAACCGCAACCGATAGTGAAATTAATAAAGAGGAAAAAAAGCTTGATAGCAATCCCGCTTCAGAACCAAAAACTGTAACCCAATTCTTGAAACCTAAATAAGACGGCCAAACATCAGGAAAACGCCATTCGGATGCCAATGATAGGAACACAAGGTACACAAACGGAAACAGGATTAACAGCACCGCCAAACTCAATATAAAGGGTTGCCAATTAATTCGCATAGACTCTTTTTCTTTTGGGTAGAAACAGTACAATAGCAGCTGCAGAAACAATTAAAGTATATAAAACAGCTACCACATATCCTTCTGAAATTTTATCTAAATCGTATTGTTTAATTTCCTGAATAATAAG
This genomic interval from Zobellia roscoffensis contains the following:
- a CDS encoding ABC transporter permease, with translation MRINWQPFILSLAVLLILFPFVYLVFLSLASEWRFPDVWPSYLGFKNWVTVFGSEAGLLSSFFSSLLISLSVAVFSTTSGFLISKAVFYHPKKKTLTLLAYFPYILAPVVFAACLSFFFLKMGLFGNMTGVVVAQFIIAFPYALLFFSSFWNEKVKSYEDLVTTLGGNKWQTYTKVVLPLAKGLILICFFQTFLISWFEYGLTSIIGIGKVQTLTIKVFLFIKEANYYYGALSCCLLIFPPVVLLYFNKRYVFKKLV
- a CDS encoding ABC transporter ATP-binding protein; this encodes MFLEVQHVIKSFGEEKVVKDLNFSLESKQTLSILGKSGCGKTTMLKTIGGLITPDSGKILLNGEDITAVKPEKRNIVYLYQEDLLFPHLNAFENIAFGLRLKKIPEGLIKEEVNHMLQSLELEGQADKMPTELSGGQRQRVSFGRAISTNPSLLLLDEPFGSLDTGTRQRMQELFKKLTAEYKITSLFVTHDLKEAVLMGDQIGFMHDGILKVYEDKKDFIQDPETGVQNEIDFWGGLI